Proteins encoded within one genomic window of Thermoleophilaceae bacterium:
- a CDS encoding O-antigen ligase family protein — MGIGPVELTLSRLLILLGLAALLLTEGARGELFRTRLEIPLVLLLVAGLVTTVKWGTEPRYRFLVESVALFYLAFAVARARPDGRRALVAVALVAMALSALAGIAQISQGEATGFYRDGCEPVTAPPPVIPGGTITRATGTFSNPNLLAGHLLLLAPLGAVAVAGLGAGFQLRLVMGLAVGLGYAGLALTYSRSAIFFGLAALGVAAVVSGMRHKWAIAGVGAALAIGSTFLFAACGSEAGAGYGRTQEWKDTVTIATDNPVYGIGLGRVGDALRANDPRANTRHAHNLFLNWWAEAGPLALIAWIWILGALLWRSLRASLRGDPLARAALVALVGFTGFSLLDHPANVDRVAIAFWIVAALAAAVTAGARDPVRTTSSGP; from the coding sequence GTGGGCATCGGGCCGGTCGAGCTCACCCTCTCCCGGCTGCTGATCCTGCTGGGGCTCGCGGCGCTGCTCCTCACCGAGGGCGCCCGCGGCGAGCTCTTCCGCACGAGGCTCGAGATCCCGCTCGTGCTGCTGCTGGTGGCCGGCCTGGTGACCACGGTCAAGTGGGGCACCGAGCCGCGCTACCGCTTCCTGGTGGAGAGCGTGGCGCTCTTCTATCTCGCGTTCGCCGTTGCCCGGGCGCGGCCCGACGGCCGCCGTGCGCTGGTGGCCGTGGCGCTCGTGGCGATGGCGCTGTCGGCGCTGGCAGGCATCGCCCAGATCAGCCAGGGCGAGGCCACCGGCTTCTACCGCGACGGCTGCGAGCCCGTGACCGCGCCGCCGCCGGTCATCCCCGGCGGCACGATCACCCGTGCCACCGGCACCTTCTCCAACCCCAACCTGCTCGCCGGGCACCTGCTGCTGCTGGCGCCGCTCGGCGCGGTGGCGGTGGCGGGCCTGGGGGCGGGCTTCCAGCTGCGGCTGGTGATGGGCCTGGCGGTCGGGCTCGGCTACGCGGGGCTGGCGCTCACCTATTCGCGCTCGGCGATCTTCTTCGGGCTCGCGGCGCTCGGTGTGGCGGCCGTCGTGTCCGGCATGCGCCACAAGTGGGCGATCGCCGGCGTGGGGGCGGCTCTGGCCATCGGCTCCACCTTCCTCTTCGCCGCCTGCGGCTCGGAGGCGGGCGCGGGCTACGGCCGCACGCAGGAGTGGAAGGACACGGTGACGATCGCCACCGACAACCCGGTCTACGGCATCGGGCTCGGCCGTGTTGGCGACGCGCTGAGGGCCAACGACCCACGCGCCAACACGCGCCACGCGCACAACCTGTTCCTGAACTGGTGGGCGGAGGCGGGCCCGCTCGCCCTGATCGCCTGGATCTGGATCCTCGGGGCGCTGCTGTGGCGCTCCCTGCGCGCCTCGCTGCGCGGCGACCCGCTGGCGCGGGCGGCGCTCGTGGCGCTCGTGGGCTTCACCGGCTTCAGCCTGCTCGACCATCCGGCCAACGTGGACCGCGTGGCCATCGCCTTCTGGATCGTGGCCGCCCTCGCGGCGGCGGTCACCGCTGGCGCCCGGGACCCCGTTCGAACCACATCGAGCGGTCCTTGA
- a CDS encoding metal-dependent hydrolase has protein sequence MDIRFLGHACFELTDGDTRVLIDPFLTGNPKAAAAASDLDPTHIFLTHGHADHIGDVADIAKRTGAQVVAIVEVANELSDAGVENVSDPNIGGTVEFDGVWVRLTPAWHTSTTPGGTVNTPAGMVIGLGGKVVYHLGDTALFSDLALPARRDDIDVALMCIGGHYTMDRHDAVAAAELVGAKTVIPCHYDTFPPIETDAQAFRTEVESKTSSQVVVLDPGGTHTV, from the coding sequence ATGGACATCCGCTTTCTCGGCCACGCCTGCTTCGAGCTGACCGACGGCGACACGCGCGTCCTGATCGACCCGTTCCTCACCGGGAACCCCAAGGCCGCCGCCGCGGCGTCGGACCTCGACCCCACCCACATCTTCCTAACCCACGGCCACGCCGACCACATCGGCGACGTGGCCGACATCGCCAAGCGCACCGGCGCGCAGGTGGTGGCCATCGTGGAGGTGGCCAACGAGCTGTCCGACGCCGGTGTTGAGAACGTCTCCGACCCCAACATCGGCGGCACGGTCGAGTTCGACGGCGTCTGGGTGCGACTCACACCGGCCTGGCACACCTCGACGACCCCGGGCGGCACCGTCAACACGCCGGCCGGCATGGTCATCGGCCTGGGCGGCAAGGTCGTCTACCACCTGGGCGACACCGCCCTCTTCTCCGATCTCGCGCTGCCCGCCAGGCGCGACGACATCGACGTGGCGCTCATGTGCATCGGCGGTCACTACACGATGGACCGCCACGACGCCGTGGCCGCCGCCGAGCTGGTGGGGGCCAAGACCGTGATCCCCTGCCACTACGACACCTTCCCGCCCATCGAGACGGACGCGCAGGCGTTCAGGACCGAAGTGGAGTCGAAGACGTCGTCGCAGGTCGTGGTCCTCGATCCCGGCGGCACCCACACTGTCTGA
- a CDS encoding peptidyl-prolyl cis-trans isomerase: MTHRKLSLLAVGASLAATALVVTGCGNDVPPNAVAKVGDTVIKKSEFDRWLNAAARGSQPPGSEVQVSVPDPPNFTKCAATKKEQPVPEGAQQPTDQQLKDQCKAEYDSLKEQVMQFLVSAEWILQEAGDRGIEVTDAEVMQQFEDQKEQSFPDDEAYKEFLEVSGQTEQDLLFRVRLDVISNKVRQEVLEGKSEVSNDDVRAYYEENKERFAQPERRDLAVVLTRNKSQADSAHERLEDGESFREVAADVSIDEATKSQGGKLPGVAQGQQEEAFDQAIFSAERGELTGPVETQFGWYVFEVTKVTEAEQQTVQEAAETIRNLLRAEREQKALDDFIEDFREKYKDDTACADGFVIQDCENAPEPEDTGPASGGSPQGAPQQVPQQGVPPQGVPPQGVPPQGVPPQGAPPQGVPPQGGAPQGGQPVPIPQEP; encoded by the coding sequence ATGACCCACCGCAAGCTTTCGCTCCTCGCTGTCGGTGCCTCTCTCGCCGCCACCGCCCTCGTCGTCACCGGCTGCGGCAACGACGTCCCGCCCAACGCCGTGGCCAAGGTCGGGGACACAGTCATCAAGAAGTCCGAGTTCGACCGCTGGCTCAACGCCGCGGCGCGCGGCTCGCAGCCGCCCGGCTCCGAGGTTCAGGTGTCAGTCCCGGATCCCCCCAACTTCACGAAGTGCGCCGCGACCAAGAAGGAGCAGCCGGTCCCGGAGGGAGCGCAGCAGCCCACCGACCAGCAGCTCAAGGACCAGTGCAAGGCCGAGTACGACTCGCTCAAGGAGCAGGTCATGCAGTTCCTCGTCTCGGCCGAGTGGATCCTGCAGGAGGCCGGCGATCGCGGCATCGAGGTCACCGACGCCGAGGTCATGCAGCAGTTCGAGGACCAGAAGGAGCAGTCGTTCCCGGACGACGAGGCCTACAAGGAGTTCCTCGAGGTCTCCGGCCAGACGGAGCAGGACCTGCTCTTCCGCGTCCGTCTCGACGTGATCTCGAACAAGGTCCGCCAGGAGGTCCTCGAGGGCAAGAGCGAGGTCTCCAACGACGACGTCCGCGCCTACTACGAGGAGAACAAGGAGCGCTTCGCCCAGCCCGAGCGGCGCGACCTGGCCGTCGTCCTGACCCGCAACAAGTCCCAGGCCGACAGCGCGCACGAGCGCCTGGAGGATGGGGAGAGCTTCAGGGAGGTCGCCGCCGACGTCTCGATCGACGAGGCCACCAAGTCGCAGGGCGGCAAGCTGCCCGGCGTGGCCCAGGGCCAGCAGGAGGAGGCCTTCGACCAGGCCATCTTCTCCGCCGAGCGCGGGGAGCTCACCGGTCCGGTGGAGACGCAGTTCGGCTGGTACGTGTTCGAGGTCACGAAGGTCACCGAGGCCGAGCAGCAGACCGTCCAGGAGGCCGCGGAGACGATCCGCAACCTGCTGCGCGCCGAGCGCGAGCAGAAGGCCCTCGACGACTTCATCGAGGACTTCCGCGAGAAGTACAAGGACGACACGGCCTGCGCCGACGGCTTCGTGATCCAGGACTGCGAGAACGCGCCGGAGCCCGAGGACACCGGCCCGGCGTCGGGCGGCAGCCCGCAGGGCGCCCCGCAGCAGGTGCCCCAGCAGGGCGTCCCGCCGCAGGGCGTGCCCCCGCAGGGCGTCCCGCCGCAGGGCGTCCCGCCGCAGGGAGCCCCGCCGCAGGGCGTTCCGCCCCAGGGCGGCGCGCCGCAGGGTGGGCAGCCCGTGCCGATCCCGCAGGAGCCGTAG
- a CDS encoding septum formation initiator family protein has product MPRAGTAGIRWDRVARAALLAVLAVVVLLYAAPLQHWFEQQRTASEHSAELQRLETEHGRLAQRAKDLTSSDAIEREARRLGMVKQGERAYVVQKLPRE; this is encoded by the coding sequence ATGCCTCGCGCCGGCACCGCGGGCATCCGCTGGGATCGCGTGGCACGGGCAGCGCTGCTGGCCGTGCTCGCGGTGGTCGTGCTGCTCTACGCGGCACCCCTCCAGCACTGGTTCGAGCAGCAGCGAACCGCGTCCGAGCACTCGGCCGAGCTGCAGCGGCTCGAGACCGAGCACGGTCGCCTGGCACAGCGGGCGAAGGATCTCACGAGCTCGGACGCCATCGAGCGCGAGGCCCGCCGCCTCGGGATGGTCAAGCAGGGCGAGCGCGCCTACGTGGTGCAGAAGCTGCCGCGCGAGTAG
- a CDS encoding ribonucleotide-diphosphate reductase subunit beta gives MSDATARTQRDDFQATSDPAVMESADRGEAQLLSYGELYSLWERQQWRVQDIDFSQDRIDWHERIPEEERYQRMYGLSSFFIGEQRVAEELGPMMRAAPTEEQRIFLCTQIADEARHVAFFNRFYEEVGVLESDSLQERLAETSAHLNDNFNVLFDDMLSKRVDRLAAEPEDTETLVEAVTLYHMIIEGMLALTGQHFIISYNEDVGTLPGFVEGFNNVARDEHRHVAFGARFLREMAQQDPRYGEAIQRTLVECGPAADGVLQPPWYVEGETELFGVSLDETRAFAMKALDRRLKVIGLAAAA, from the coding sequence ATGTCCGACGCCACCGCGCGCACCCAGCGCGACGACTTCCAGGCCACCAGCGACCCGGCCGTGATGGAGTCGGCCGATCGCGGTGAGGCTCAGCTTCTCTCATACGGCGAGCTGTACTCGCTCTGGGAGCGCCAGCAGTGGCGCGTGCAGGACATCGACTTCAGCCAGGACCGGATCGACTGGCACGAGCGCATCCCCGAGGAGGAGCGCTACCAGCGCATGTACGGCCTCTCGTCGTTCTTCATCGGCGAGCAGCGCGTGGCCGAGGAGCTGGGGCCGATGATGCGCGCGGCGCCCACGGAGGAGCAGCGGATCTTCCTCTGCACCCAGATCGCCGACGAGGCGCGCCACGTGGCCTTCTTCAACCGCTTCTACGAGGAGGTCGGCGTGCTGGAGTCCGACAGCCTCCAGGAACGCCTCGCCGAGACCAGCGCGCACCTCAACGACAACTTCAACGTTCTCTTCGACGACATGCTCTCCAAGCGGGTGGACCGGCTGGCGGCCGAGCCGGAGGACACCGAGACGCTGGTGGAGGCCGTCACGCTCTACCACATGATCATCGAGGGCATGCTCGCGCTCACCGGCCAGCACTTCATCATCAGCTACAACGAGGACGTGGGCACGCTGCCCGGCTTCGTCGAGGGGTTCAACAACGTGGCCCGCGACGAGCACCGTCACGTGGCCTTCGGCGCGCGCTTCCTGCGCGAGATGGCCCAGCAGGACCCGCGCTACGGCGAGGCCATCCAGCGGACGCTAGTGGAGTGCGGCCCGGCGGCCGACGGCGTGCTCCAGCCGCCCTGGTACGTCGAGGGCGAGACCGAGCTGTTCGGCGTCTCGCTGGACGAGACGCGTGCGTTCGCGATGAAGGCGCTGGACCGGCGGCTGAAGGTCATAGGGCTTGCCGCTGCTGCGTAG
- a CDS encoding DUF2090 domain-containing protein, with the protein MALGYDGKLFILAFDHRGSFQKKMFGIQGDPTPEETQTISDAKHLIYEGLAVATDDGAEAGVTGALVDEQFGGSIPADAKGRGLKLAMPVEKSGQDEFDFQYGDAFGDHIEQFDPDFSKVLVRYNPDADQEMNRRQNERLKRLADWLHEHDRKFLFELLVPATDAQLEQVGGDAGRYDAELRPDLMCRAIKESQDAGIEVDIWKIEGVDAREDCERLAAQTRAGGRDGVVCVVLGRGANDEKVDEWLTAGAPVHGYIGFAIGRSIWWDALKGFLDGSIERGDAAKQIARNYLRFVKVYNEAE; encoded by the coding sequence ATGGCCCTCGGCTACGACGGCAAGCTCTTCATCCTCGCGTTCGACCATCGCGGCTCGTTCCAGAAGAAGATGTTCGGCATCCAGGGTGATCCCACCCCGGAGGAGACCCAGACGATCTCCGACGCCAAGCACCTGATCTACGAGGGGCTGGCCGTGGCCACCGACGACGGCGCGGAGGCGGGCGTCACCGGCGCGCTGGTGGACGAGCAGTTCGGCGGCTCCATCCCCGCCGACGCCAAGGGCAGGGGGCTCAAGCTGGCAATGCCGGTGGAGAAGAGCGGCCAGGACGAGTTCGACTTCCAGTACGGGGACGCCTTCGGCGACCACATCGAGCAGTTCGACCCCGACTTCTCAAAGGTGCTCGTCCGCTACAACCCGGACGCCGACCAGGAGATGAACCGGCGCCAGAACGAGCGGCTCAAGCGGCTCGCCGACTGGCTCCACGAGCACGACCGCAAGTTCCTCTTCGAGCTGCTGGTGCCCGCCACCGACGCCCAGCTCGAGCAGGTGGGCGGCGATGCCGGCCGCTACGACGCCGAGCTGCGCCCCGACCTCATGTGCCGCGCGATCAAGGAGTCCCAGGACGCGGGCATCGAGGTGGACATCTGGAAGATCGAGGGGGTGGACGCCCGGGAGGACTGCGAGCGCCTCGCCGCGCAGACGCGCGCCGGCGGCCGCGACGGCGTGGTGTGCGTGGTGCTCGGCCGCGGCGCGAACGACGAGAAGGTGGACGAGTGGCTCACCGCCGGAGCCCCGGTGCACGGCTACATCGGCTTCGCGATCGGCCGCAGCATCTGGTGGGACGCGCTCAAGGGCTTCCTCGACGGATCCATCGAGCGGGGGGACGCCGCGAAGCAGATCGCCCGGAACTACCTGCGCTTCGTCAAGGTCTACAACGAGGCCGAGTAG
- the eno gene encoding phosphopyruvate hydratase, with translation MSEIQQVHARQVLDSRGNPTVEVEVALASGAAGRAAVPSGASTGEFEAVELRDGGDAFLGKGVTRAVANVNGEIAQAVRGLDAADQPGLDGAMIDLDGTPNKARLGANAILGVSLAAAKATAMEEGQTLWRHLGGEAARVLPVPMMNVLNGGAHADNKVDFQEFMVVPVGFPSFSDGLRAGVEVFHALKSTLKQRGLGTAVGDEGGFAPDLDSNEAALEALIEGIEAAGYAPGEDVAIALDPATSEIHADGAYELAHEGRTLSSEELAGYWAEMCGRYPVLSIEDGMDEEDWDGWKALTERIGERVQLVGDDLFVTNTERLRRGIDLGVANSILVKVNQIGTLTETLDAVNTARDAGYTAVMSHRSGETEDTTIADLAVATGCGQIKTGAPSRSDRVAKYNQLLRIEEALGADAEYPGRSVFRS, from the coding sequence GTGAGCGAGATCCAGCAGGTACACGCCCGCCAGGTGCTCGACAGCCGCGGCAACCCCACGGTGGAGGTGGAGGTGGCGCTCGCCTCGGGCGCCGCCGGCCGCGCGGCGGTGCCCTCGGGCGCATCCACCGGGGAGTTCGAGGCAGTCGAGCTGCGCGACGGCGGCGACGCCTTTCTCGGCAAGGGCGTGACGCGGGCCGTGGCCAACGTCAACGGTGAGATCGCCCAGGCCGTGCGCGGCCTCGACGCCGCCGACCAGCCCGGTCTCGACGGCGCGATGATCGACCTCGACGGCACGCCGAACAAGGCGCGCCTCGGCGCCAACGCCATCCTCGGGGTCTCCCTCGCGGCCGCGAAGGCCACGGCCATGGAGGAGGGCCAGACGCTGTGGCGCCACCTCGGCGGCGAGGCCGCCCGGGTGCTGCCGGTGCCGATGATGAACGTGCTCAACGGCGGCGCGCACGCCGACAACAAGGTGGACTTCCAGGAGTTCATGGTCGTTCCGGTGGGCTTCCCCTCCTTCAGCGACGGGCTGCGTGCCGGCGTGGAGGTCTTCCATGCCCTCAAGAGCACTCTCAAGCAGCGCGGCCTGGGCACCGCGGTGGGGGACGAGGGCGGCTTCGCCCCCGACCTCGACTCGAACGAGGCCGCGCTCGAGGCGCTCATCGAGGGCATCGAGGCGGCGGGCTACGCACCGGGTGAGGACGTCGCGATCGCGCTCGACCCCGCCACCAGCGAGATCCACGCCGACGGCGCCTACGAGCTCGCGCACGAGGGCCGCACGCTCTCCTCCGAGGAGCTGGCCGGCTACTGGGCCGAGATGTGCGGCCGCTACCCGGTGCTCTCGATCGAGGACGGCATGGACGAGGAGGACTGGGATGGCTGGAAGGCGCTCACCGAGCGCATCGGTGAGCGCGTGCAGCTCGTGGGCGACGACCTCTTCGTCACCAACACCGAGCGCCTGCGGCGCGGCATCGACCTGGGCGTGGCCAACTCGATCCTGGTGAAGGTCAACCAGATCGGCACGCTCACCGAGACGCTCGACGCGGTGAACACGGCCCGCGACGCCGGCTACACGGCGGTGATGTCCCATCGCTCGGGGGAGACGGAGGACACCACGATCGCCGACCTCGCCGTGGCCACGGGCTGCGGCCAGATCAAGACGGGCGCGCCGTCGCGCTCGGACCGGGTGGCCAAGTACAACCAGCTGCTGCGCATCGAGGAGGCCCTCGGCGCCGACGCCGAGTACCCGGGCCGCTCCGTGTTCAGGTCCTAG
- a CDS encoding MazG nucleotide pyrophosphohydrolase domain-containing protein, whose product MTEPAGALERLDEITRRLRRECPWDREQDERSIVPHTVEEAYELADAARSGDDAKLLDELGDVLFQVYFLSLLLEERGAGDLGQVADHCRRKLIRRHPHVFGEVQADDAAAVLDNWDAIKRETERGGEIFGELPETLPSTLYARKVLRRASGAGHDWPPGPPLAQLQEEAARLAAAGTRGERFDAAGSLLLAAVAAVGDAGADPELALRSAADRFRNDTEQEVRGTT is encoded by the coding sequence GTGACGGAGCCCGCGGGAGCACTCGAGCGACTCGACGAGATCACCCGGCGCCTGCGCCGCGAGTGCCCCTGGGACCGCGAGCAAGACGAGCGCTCGATCGTCCCCCACACGGTCGAGGAGGCCTACGAGCTGGCCGATGCGGCGCGGTCGGGTGACGACGCCAAGCTGCTCGACGAGCTCGGCGACGTGCTGTTCCAGGTCTACTTCCTGTCGCTGCTGCTCGAGGAACGCGGCGCGGGGGACCTGGGACAGGTGGCCGACCACTGCCGGCGCAAGCTGATCCGCCGCCATCCGCACGTCTTCGGCGAGGTGCAGGCGGACGATGCCGCCGCCGTGCTCGACAACTGGGACGCCATCAAGCGCGAGACCGAGCGTGGCGGGGAGATCTTCGGCGAGCTGCCCGAGACGCTGCCGTCCACGCTCTACGCGCGCAAGGTGCTGCGCCGCGCGTCCGGCGCCGGCCACGACTGGCCGCCCGGGCCGCCGCTGGCCCAGCTTCAGGAGGAGGCGGCCCGGCTCGCGGCCGCCGGCACGCGCGGCGAGCGCTTCGATGCCGCCGGCAGCCTGCTGCTCGCGGCCGTCGCCGCCGTGGGGGATGCCGGCGCCGACCCCGAGCTGGCGCTGCGCTCCGCCGCCGACCGCTTCAGGAACGACACCGAACAGGAGGTTCGAGGAACAACGTGA
- a CDS encoding carboxylate-amine ligase has protein sequence MEHRFTGPSFTLGIEEELMIVDAETLELSNSIEALLEGVGETEGEVKPELMESVCEIATTPCKTIGEVGAQLRNLRSTVARTASELGLAIGSAGTHPFAMWEDQRIVARPRYRDLIAALQFVARQELIFGVHVHVGIDDPDKAIYVSNGFRLQIPLLLALSGNSPFWRADATGLLSTRTPIFRQFPRVGIPPVYDDWAAYERRIEFMVESGTIEDYTYLWYDTRPHPKFGTVEVRVMDAQTRVEHTVALAGVVQALAMRLSEEFEAERPLPEIPLEIIDENKWIAARHGLAGELIDLPSNERVPAKGLAKRLGDELREHAQDAGGEEAFDALDDIIARGNGGARQLVVWEANNDLREVMREIVEVTAAG, from the coding sequence GTGGAGCACCGATTCACGGGGCCCTCCTTCACGCTCGGCATCGAGGAGGAGTTGATGATCGTCGATGCCGAGACGCTCGAGCTCTCGAACTCCATCGAGGCACTGCTGGAGGGGGTCGGTGAGACCGAGGGCGAGGTCAAGCCCGAGCTGATGGAGTCGGTGTGCGAGATCGCCACCACCCCCTGCAAGACCATCGGCGAGGTGGGCGCGCAGCTCCGCAACCTGCGCTCGACCGTCGCCCGCACGGCGTCCGAGCTCGGGCTGGCCATCGGCTCGGCCGGCACCCATCCCTTCGCGATGTGGGAGGACCAGCGCATCGTCGCGCGGCCGCGCTACCGCGACCTCATCGCCGCGCTCCAGTTCGTGGCCCGCCAGGAGCTGATCTTCGGCGTCCACGTGCACGTCGGCATCGACGATCCGGACAAGGCGATCTACGTCAGCAACGGTTTCCGGCTGCAGATCCCGCTGCTGCTGGCCCTGTCGGGCAATTCGCCGTTCTGGCGCGCGGACGCCACCGGGCTGCTCTCCACCCGCACGCCCATCTTCCGCCAGTTCCCGCGCGTGGGCATCCCGCCGGTGTACGACGACTGGGCGGCGTACGAGCGCCGCATCGAGTTCATGGTCGAGAGCGGGACGATCGAGGACTACACCTACCTCTGGTACGACACCCGGCCCCATCCGAAGTTCGGCACGGTCGAGGTCCGGGTGATGGACGCGCAGACCAGGGTCGAGCACACGGTGGCGCTCGCGGGCGTCGTGCAGGCGCTCGCCATGCGGCTGTCGGAGGAGTTCGAGGCGGAGCGCCCGCTGCCCGAGATCCCGCTCGAGATCATCGACGAGAACAAGTGGATCGCCGCCCGGCACGGCCTCGCCGGCGAGCTCATCGATCTCCCCAGCAACGAGCGCGTGCCGGCCAAGGGGCTCGCCAAGCGGCTGGGCGACGAGCTCAGGGAGCACGCGCAGGACGCGGGCGGCGAGGAGGCCTTCGACGCCCTCGACGACATCATCGCCCGCGGCAACGGCGGCGCCCGCCAGCTGGTGGTCTGGGAGGCCAACAACGACCTGCGCGAGGTCATGCGCGAGATCGTCGAGGTCACGGCGGCCGGCTGA
- the selD gene encoding selenide, water dikinase SelD, whose translation MATVRLTELSHGAGCACKLDPGALSSLLAGLPRSSDPDLLVGFDTSDDAAVYRVSDELAIVTTTDFFTPIVDDPYDFGRIAAANALSDVYAMGGRPLTALNLVAWSLAELGAEPLGEVLRGGAEVAATAGVAIAGGHSIDDREPKYGLAVTGVVHPERVVRNSGGSPGDELWLTKPVGGGVCSTAAKRGVDPPGLIARFVEVATTLNSSASEAALRVGTTAMTDVTGFGLLGHLHELCLSSGVAAEVNASAVPAIEGVLDLLGAADPPVAGGTRRNRAWVEPHVSWDAGVAEPLRWLLCDAMTSGGLLVALPAGSEGAPGVRIGRLSEGEPGGIRVLP comes from the coding sequence ATGGCCACGGTGAGGCTCACGGAGCTCTCCCACGGGGCGGGCTGCGCATGCAAGCTCGACCCCGGCGCGCTCTCCTCCCTGCTCGCGGGCCTCCCGCGATCCAGTGACCCCGACCTGCTGGTGGGCTTCGACACCTCCGACGACGCGGCCGTCTACCGCGTCTCCGACGAGCTCGCGATCGTCACGACCACCGACTTCTTCACCCCGATCGTGGACGACCCCTACGACTTCGGGCGCATCGCGGCTGCCAACGCGCTATCCGACGTCTACGCGATGGGCGGCAGGCCGCTGACCGCGCTCAACCTCGTGGCGTGGTCGCTCGCGGAGCTCGGCGCCGAGCCGCTGGGCGAGGTGCTGCGTGGTGGCGCCGAGGTGGCGGCCACGGCCGGGGTGGCGATTGCCGGCGGTCACTCCATCGACGACCGCGAGCCCAAGTACGGGTTGGCCGTGACGGGGGTGGTGCACCCGGAGCGGGTGGTGCGCAACTCCGGTGGCTCGCCCGGGGATGAGCTGTGGTTGACCAAGCCGGTGGGCGGGGGCGTGTGCTCGACTGCCGCCAAGCGGGGGGTGGATCCGCCGGGGCTGATCGCTCGCTTCGTGGAGGTCGCGACGACGCTCAATTCTTCTGCTTCCGAGGCCGCGCTGAGGGTTGGAACTACGGCAATGACGGATGTCACGGGCTTCGGGTTGCTCGGGCACCTGCATGAGCTCTGCCTCTCGAGTGGCGTGGCGGCGGAGGTGAATGCGTCGGCCGTGCCGGCCATCGAGGGGGTGCTCGACCTGCTCGGGGCCGCGGACCCGCCCGTGGCCGGCGGCACGCGCCGCAACCGCGCCTGGGTGGAGCCGCACGTCTCGTGGGATGCCGGCGTGGCGGAACCGCTGCGCTGGCTGCTCTGCGACGCCATGACGTCCGGAGGGCTGCTGGTCGCGCTGCCCGCGGGCTCCGAGGGCGCGCCGGGTGTCCGCATCGGAAGGCTCTCAGAGGGTGAGCCCGGGGGGATCCGGGTCCTCCCGTGA
- the csrA gene encoding carbon storage regulator CsrA — MLVLTRKSNQSIMIGDEIEVTVLAIMGEKVRIGIQAPRSIPVFRKEVYIEIQSEREAESGNARAEVDSALDRLKTVE; from the coding sequence ATGCTCGTCCTGACGAGAAAGTCCAACCAGAGCATCATGATCGGCGATGAGATCGAGGTCACGGTCCTCGCCATCATGGGTGAGAAGGTGCGTATCGGAATCCAGGCGCCGCGCTCGATCCCTGTCTTCCGCAAGGAGGTCTACATCGAGATCCAGAGTGAGCGGGAGGCCGAGTCGGGAAACGCCCGCGCGGAGGTTGACAGCGCTCTCGACCGTCTCAAGACGGTCGAGTAG
- a CDS encoding rhomboid family intramembrane serine protease: protein MSEPDLFVVCKNCSSEVSPYVTECPYCGQRVRKRAPKIERRGEEAGQKQRRVRAPSLGRIRRDEIPGIAPDTRPLATIVLLALSLAATVVWSAGVTLDDLGAVLIDPGDEAWRLITTPFIHDNLGYQFVALLSLGIFGVMLERRFGLVTPIAIFALAGAGGAAAAVALDDLPALGANGAALGMLVAWLVEDRLAARRGDDRENDLLGVYVIAIVLLLLPLADEDASVAAGLAGALGGAGAGLILGVFRR from the coding sequence ATGAGCGAGCCGGACCTGTTCGTCGTCTGCAAGAACTGCAGCTCCGAGGTCAGTCCCTACGTCACGGAATGCCCGTACTGCGGCCAGCGGGTGCGCAAGCGGGCGCCCAAGATCGAGCGTCGGGGCGAGGAGGCGGGGCAGAAGCAGCGGCGCGTGCGCGCGCCGTCGCTGGGCCGCATCCGGCGCGACGAGATCCCGGGCATCGCCCCGGACACGCGCCCACTCGCGACGATCGTGCTCCTGGCACTGTCGCTCGCCGCCACCGTCGTCTGGAGCGCGGGCGTGACCCTGGACGATCTCGGGGCGGTGCTCATCGACCCGGGCGACGAGGCGTGGCGGCTCATCACCACGCCCTTCATCCACGACAACCTCGGCTACCAGTTCGTGGCGCTCCTGTCGCTCGGCATCTTCGGCGTCATGCTGGAGCGCCGCTTCGGCCTCGTCACCCCGATCGCGATCTTCGCGCTCGCCGGGGCCGGCGGCGCCGCCGCCGCGGTCGCGCTCGACGACCTGCCCGCGCTGGGTGCCAACGGCGCGGCGCTGGGCATGCTCGTGGCCTGGCTTGTGGAGGACCGACTGGCAGCCCGCCGCGGCGACGACCGCGAGAACGACCTGCTCGGCGTCTACGTGATCGCCATCGTGCTGCTGCTCCTCCCGCTCGCCGACGAGGACGCCAGCGTGGCGGCCGGGCTGGCCGGCGCCCTGGGCGGCGCCGGCGCGGGCCTCATCCTGGGCGTCTTCCGGCGCTGA